CGGCCACATCGAGGGTATCGGTGTTGGTCATGCTCTGCACGGCGATGGGGGCATCCCCACCCACCGGCACGTTACCTACCCAGATCTTGCGGGACAGGCGACGTTTGATCGGAGACTCGCAATGCATCTTACTGTCCACCCAACGTCAGGCGCGCGGTACCGCCGCGCGCCGGTGTCACTTCGACCGGCTGGCCGTTGTAGCTGACCTGCGCACCACGGGCGAAGCCCAGGCGCAGTTGAACCGGAGCCTTGGCCGCCAGCTCCAGGCTGTCGCCCTTGCGCTTCAGCGCGCCGAACAGGACCTTGCCATCGGCATCGGTGACCTGGGTCCAGCAGTCCTCGGTGAATTGAATCCTGACCACGCCCTGACCCGCGGCGGCGACCACCGGAGCAGCGACCGGGGCAACCGCTTGGACTTCGGCCGGTGCGACCGGTACAGCCGGCTGCGCGACGGCAGGTTGCTGTGCGGAAGCGACCGGAGCCGGAGCCTGGGCCGGAGCCGCTTCGCCAACAGCCGCAGCGGCAGGATTAGCGGTTACGGCCGGCGGCGTGCCTTCGGTCGGGGTCTCGGCGGTGGCGCTATCCGCGGCAGGCTCGGACGGCACGACTGCAGTATCGGCCTGGTCCTCGGCGACGGCCTGGTCTTCCGGCTCGTCGAGGGTATGGATCTCGGTGGTGCCGTCGGCGCTCTCGACCTCGACATGCTCCATATTCAGGCTACCGCTCTCAGCGGTGCGGGCAGCACGCTCCTGCCACCAGAAGTAGCCGAAGCCGATCAGCAGGGCGAGCAGCACGAGGCTGAACAGGCGCAGCAGGTTGCGCGACAGGCGCACCGGCTCGACCACGCGACCGAGGCTGTGCACGC
This Pseudomonas sp. ATCC 13867 DNA region includes the following protein-coding sequences:
- a CDS encoding RodZ domain-containing protein, with the translated sequence MMSTSQSDVIGTTRANPGETLRQARENKGWSIAQVAGQLNLTEHSLRQLEQGSFDQLPGHTFARGYVRAYAKLLGMDQAQMVQSFDQYTGTDASGSSVHSLGRVVEPVRLSRNLLRLFSLVLLALLIGFGYFWWQERAARTAESGSLNMEHVEVESADGTTEIHTLDEPEDQAVAEDQADTAVVPSEPAADSATAETPTEGTPPAVTANPAAAAVGEAAPAQAPAPVASAQQPAVAQPAVPVAPAEVQAVAPVAAPVVAAAGQGVVRIQFTEDCWTQVTDADGKVLFGALKRKGDSLELAAKAPVQLRLGFARGAQVSYNGQPVEVTPARGGTARLTLGGQ